TAGCAAGGTAGAAGCCAATACAGTTGCTGCCATCAATTTGATATAGGTTTTCTTTTTCATTTTTCTACTCCTTTGTAATATTTTAGAAATATAAAGAAATCTTTTTGTAATATAATTGTAACATTAGGATTTAAATATGTCAACAATTTATCTAAACTATTTTAAAAATCTTAAATACTTTAGATACATTTACTCCTCCTACTCTTCTATTCGTAATAAAACAGAAAAACAGGAGATTTTCCTGTTAAAAATTTGAATTTGTTTTTGTGAAATCGCTTGCACCTTTAAGTACAAAGGAATATAATAACATTGAAATAGAATATAGGAGGTGCACTCTTATGCTAAATAAGTATTATAAGTATCTTCCTTGGTTGATTTTGGGAGCAATTGGCTCTTATCAATCAGCCGCTTACTATGCGAGAACTGCATTTGATGTGTTTTATCTGACTACAATCTTTTTGATTGTTTATATCGCTTTGTTATTTTTACATGAGAACTATCTCAAGTATCGATACAAAGACTTTTTTACTCACCTGTTGAGCAATTCTAAGAGAGATAGCCATCCCTAAAACAGTCGCAACAGCAAATCAAACTAATAAAGGCAAATAAAGAGGTCGGGAACTTTTTCCCGGCCTCGCTTTTTATTTCAATCGATAGGTTTTTCTTGGTTTCTTTTTAGGTACTCGTTTGAGTCCGACTTCTTCTACATATTCTCCGTATTTTACGAGAAAGTTATTGCTGACGATTGGACGACCGGGATTGATAAGATTGACCAGTTCAGTTCCTTCGTAGACAGTGAACTCCTCCTCCAGCAGATAGAGGAAGGTCGGATTCCAGTCGAGACGGCCTTGGATTCGTTTGATGGATTCTTGGATAATGGCATAATGATCAAAAGCGAAGGCTTGCTCCTCCAACTCTACTCCCTCTAGGTAGCATTTTCCTGTCTGAAAATCGACATCTAAAAAAACCACATCCTTGGCATCGTCTCCTGCTTGAACAAGTTCTAATGCACGACTAGGCAAATAAACCAAGTGGGCAATGGTCACTGTCCAGCCCCGTGGGTCACGGCCGGGAGTCGATACGGTCATCAATTGCTCGATTTTTTCCAAAGGAAGATCGAGATTGACTTCTTCTCTCACCTCACGCTGACAGGCATGCGCAGCATCTTCGCCCTTGTCCATAAATCCTCCAACTAAGGCCAAACAGTTCTGATAAGGGTGAGCCTTGCGGCGAATTAATAAGAGCTTGATCTTTCCTTCGACAAAGCAGTAGGCTACCATATCCACCGTCACACTTGGTTTTTCGTATTGAGGAAGTTCCTGCTTGTAGTACCAATCCAAAAACTCCTCCTGACTGGCATGAATTTCAAAATATTCTTTTTCCGTCATCCCTGCTGGAATCATCGTGTCCGTCATTTTATGCCTCCTTACGAACTGCCTTGGTCCATTGGTACCAACCTACTAGACTATTGAGTGTGTAAACCCAGTACATCCCTTGAATATGGATATTTTCACCCCACCAGAGGTAGATACTAAAGAGATTGGTTGCAATCCAGAAAATCCATTGCTCACGATAGAGACGTGTCATCAAGAGCTGGCCGACACCATTGGTCGCATCGGTAACACTATCACGGAAAGGGCGAGCACTATGGATACTTTGGTAAGCTAAGCCCATACCAATCCAGATGATAGCAGTCAAGGCTAAGTACTTGAGCCAGTCAAAAACAGATAATTTCTTAGATTCAAAGTGAGATTCTTCTACTTTTCCTTGGTCATTGATACGGTTGGACAGCCAAGCATAGAGACCAATCGGCTGCATGACAAAGAAGTAAACAGTCGTCAAAACTTCACCATAAAAAGTCGCATTCATAGCCAAAACCAAATAGATAGCAGAGTTAATGGCCCCAAAGAGATAATTGCTTGCACGTCCTTCTGCTACCAAGATAACACAGACAATCCCAGTCCAAGATGCAAACAAGCTCATCCAGTCATGACTTTCTGTATTTTGCGTGAATTCTAAAATCAAGGGAACACTTGACAGGACGGTGAGATACAACCACTGGAAGAGACTACGTCCCATAAAGAGATCCTTCCAGAGCAGGCGCATGATTCCTGCAAAACCGATCTTACGAGCTTCTGCA
The Streptococcus toyakuensis genome window above contains:
- the pnuC gene encoding nicotinamide riboside transporter PnuC, giving the protein MKKLTEKITQFIENFKNVHAEARKIGFAGIMRLLWKDLFMGRSLFQWLYLTVLSSVPLILEFTQNTESHDWMSLFASWTGIVCVILVAEGRASNYLFGAINSAIYLVLAMNATFYGEVLTTVYFFVMQPIGLYAWLSNRINDQGKVEESHFESKKLSVFDWLKYLALTAIIWIGMGLAYQSIHSARPFRDSVTDATNGVGQLLMTRLYREQWIFWIATNLFSIYLWWGENIHIQGMYWVYTLNSLVGWYQWTKAVRKEA
- a CDS encoding NUDIX hydrolase; this translates as MTDTMIPAGMTEKEYFEIHASQEEFLDWYYKQELPQYEKPSVTVDMVAYCFVEGKIKLLLIRRKAHPYQNCLALVGGFMDKGEDAAHACQREVREEVNLDLPLEKIEQLMTVSTPGRDPRGWTVTIAHLVYLPSRALELVQAGDDAKDVVFLDVDFQTGKCYLEGVELEEQAFAFDHYAIIQESIKRIQGRLDWNPTFLYLLEEEFTVYEGTELVNLINPGRPIVSNNFLVKYGEYVEEVGLKRVPKKKPRKTYRLK